The DNA region AATCATTTATAGAGAAATATATCACATTaaattgttttttgaaaaaaatataggaaaaaatgtaaaaaaagtacctaataaaaatacttttttcaaaaaattacctaatattttttttttcaaaatagtacctaataaaaaaatttcttttcaaaagagtaccaacTAACGGTTTGGGTAACGTTGACGGTTTATAATAGCGTTGACCAGCACATTTAGTTTATCATTTGCCTTTTTTTGCGAAATTTCAGCCACTTCATTTGCCTATTCAGAAACTTTCTCTCTCCTTCCATTCCCCATCTTCTTCCTGCTTGAAACCACCATTGGAGACGGTTGAAGCTTCGCCCAACTAGCCATTTTTTTGCAATTTAAAAGTTCTTCTTCCTTTAGTATTTCCTTACTCATCTTCACTCACTTTCCTCTGTGAAAATCTTAAAGTAAGTAATCTTTgccctaatttttttattcgaaAATTTGGAATAATCTTCTTGAATTTTACTCTTGTGCTTTAGGTTGTGTGACCTCATAAAACCTATTTGGgataattttgttgaattttgttgaattttacactttttgttgaattttgttcAAACCTATATTGTTGTTGaatttcacttttttttgtTCGAAAATTTGGGATAATTTTGTTGGATTTGTGATtggattttgatttgttttttaattactttgttTTAGGTTTTGTGACCTCATGAAACCTATTAAGATTAGGATTtactttggggttttttttgtgACAAAATGTAATACTACTGTGTATGATTGGAAGGGTTTTAGGATTAAGACATTAAAAGAAGAAGTTTGTTACATTGAAATTGCACATTTGATTAAGAATGATTGTGGTTTGGATGATATGGGAAGGATttggtattaaaaaaaaaggggtaTACTTTATTTGATGGGAGAAGTGAAATTAAAGATGATAAAGATATCCCTTCCTTTTTAGAATCCCTTGAAATTGATGGATGGTACCACTTGTATATTGTACATGGAGGGGATAATATGGGAAAAAAAATCCAAAGTCGACCAACTTTCCTCAAAACTCACCAAAAAAGCATCTACCTTATTCAAAGCACCTTCCTCTTCATCACTTACATCTAAAACACCTTCCTCTTCATCTCCAAAGCAAATTCCAATTAATGATGTACAAAGTAAGTCAAGTGATTTAGATGATAGTGATGATTCATCTTATGAGTTagttgatgaagatgatgagtgTGATGATAATTTATTCACTGAAAATGTGGATTTTGATTTAGATGTTGATGTGTGTAGTAAAGATGTACAAGATGAACTTGATACAGAGTTTAGGGAGGAAAGAGCAAGAGATGTTTATGTGTGCAATGAGGATGAAGAAAATGAATCCGAAGATGAACTTGAAGAATTGGATGAAAATAATGAAGCAAGAAGGAAATATCCTGTTTTCAACCCTAATATAGATTTTAAGGGCAATGTTACGTATCCTTGGGACTTAAGTTTCCTGATAACAAGGTATTTAGGAAGGCTCTTAGACATCATGCTATAGAAAATGGGTACAATTACTACTACTTACATAATAGTAGTAAGAGGATTATGGTTTATTGCTTTAACAAATGCTCATGTGTAAAGAAGAAAACAAAGTTTGTGAAATGTACTTGTAGTAGTGAAAACAAATGCAATTTTAAGGTGTATGCAGTGAAAATAAGAAATGAAGAGACATTCCAAATTAGGAGTTTGAATGTTGTGCACAATTGCGGCCATCAACATCAAAATAACAAGGTCTCAGCATTGTATTTGGCAGAGAGGTATTTAGAGGATTGGAGAGAAAATCCAAATTGGGACTTAAAGGCATTCATTAAGAGGGTGAATAGGGAGCTTCAGCGTGAGGTTGCGTATCAAAAGTGCTACAATACAAAGAGAATTGCAATGAGAATGATCTTTGGGGATGCTAATGAAGAATATGCCAAGGTGTGGGACTATGCTGAAGCTATTAGAAAATATTCATCAAGTAGCACTGCTGTGGTGACATACATTGTAGTTGAAAACCCACCTCCTAGATTTCAAAGGATGTACATTTGCTTACAACCGGTAAAGGAGGGTTTCATGGCTGGATGGAGACCTATCTTAGGTTTGGATGGTGCACATCTTAGAGGACCATACCCTGGAATTTTGTTGACAGCAGTGGGAAGGGATGGCAATAACAATATTTTCCCTGTGGCTTAGGCAGTAGTTGGGTGCAAGAAAGAGGTGATGCAGTCACCTTTATGAGTGATAGACAAAAGGTATTTCCTTTGaccttttattttgttaaacaaTGATTAGGTAGTGTTTTACATTTTTAATTCTATGAGTTTGATATATTTTGCTAGGGTTTGTTAGAGGCTTTTCATAATGTGGTTCCACAAGCAGAGATAAGGTATTGTTGTAGACACATATGGGCTAacttcaaaaagaatttcacTGGGGAACTGTTTAGATTGTTGTTTTGGAATGCAGCTAAAGCTTCAACCAAGGTAATCATTAATTCCTACAACTTTAGGCTAACATTCCTACTGCTATATTTTGACTATGCTAATGTGCTTTGACAGCATTATTTCGATAACCAAATGAATGAGATCAACGCAATTTCAGTTGATGCATACGCTTACTTGGCTGCCATTCCAGCATGTCATTGGTCTAGACATGCCTTCCCAACAAGATGTAAGTCCAAAATGCTTTTAAATAATTGTTGTGAGTCTTTCAATAATGTTTTGAGGGAGGCAAGGGGAAAGCGAATCATTTCCCTAATGGAATGGATTAGAAGGTATGTTATGCAAAGGTGTGCAGCGAAGAGGGAAAGGTTGAATCAAATCAAGGGTTTAGTAATGCCCTTTATGATGAAAGTCATTGAAAATCAAGCTCAAAAGGTTCATAGCATGAGAGTCATTGCAGTTAATGTGATGAAGTTCAAAGTTGATAATGGTAATGACAGTTATGTAGTAAACTTAGAAGATAAAAATTGCCTTTGTAACAGATGGAGACTTACAGGAATTCCATGTAGGCATGCATTGGCATGTATAGTGAAAAGGAAATTGGATTTTGCCCCTTATGTGCATGAAGCATACTATGTGAGTACTTATGCAAAAACCTATGCTCCAACATTCTATGGAATGCCTGGTCACAGGCATTGGCCAACTTCTCAATTGGATAAGCCTCTTCCTTCACCTCTTAGAAATATGCCAGGAAGACCCACAAAAAACAAGCGAAAGCCCGAGTTTGATGAGGGTAGAGATggaaagaagaagaacaagaatttTGTTGAAAGGGACTTCAAGCAAAACAAGTGTGGGAACTATGGAGGACTTGGCCATTACAAGAAGACTTGCAAGAACCCATCCAAATCAAATGAGGCATCCACTAGTGCAGCACCAGTTAAAGGAGGAAGATCAAAAAAGCATCCTAGTATAACTTCACCAACTACATCATTACCCCTACAGCAACTCAAACCACAATCACAGCCAATTGTGGTCAACGAAGGATTAAACATGTTGCAAGGAGGAAGAAGCCGGACAAGTCTACACCAACACAAGGCAGTCAACAACAATCAAGCTATGTTAATGATGTAGTAGACCAAAGTAGTCAAGTTTGAAACATTTGTCATATTTTGTGTTTGTAATGAACTTCTAGGTTTATATTGGATGATGTATGAACTTTTTTATAGATGATGTTCTAAGAGTTATATAtgatgttgtgtttgtattggatAATTATGTTGTGTTCTTGGtgctcttttgaaaagaaaattttttttaggtacttttttgaaaaaaaaaatttattaggtattcttttgaaaagaaaaattttaatatgtattcttttgaaaagaaaaattttattaggtacttttttgaaaagaaaaattttattagatacttttttgaaaagaaaaattttattaggtactcttttgaaaagaaaaaatttattaggtactcTTTTTAAAGATGGGTAAAAAAGAAAACGGAAAACTTAACCCCAGCCGTTAgttggtactcttttgaaaagaaaattttttattaggtactgttttgaaaaaaaaaatttattagatacttttttgaaaaaaaaaatttattaagtattttttttacattttttgtaaaaatatataagataattttttgcaaatagacctataaattaggtaaatagaattattttgattttgtagtcCAACGATTAAAAAGTGTATAGAAAGGGGAGAAACAATCGCGTACAACTGAAgcagaataaaatataaaataatactctAGTTGAAAAGTCAAATGCCTTGCAAAATACTCCCAGAAATCTAGAAGAATTACTAATACTTCCTCAACAGCTGAGAAGCCA from Amaranthus tricolor cultivar Red isolate AtriRed21 chromosome 3, ASM2621246v1, whole genome shotgun sequence includes:
- the LOC130809501 gene encoding uncharacterized protein LOC130809501, whose protein sequence is MSDRQKGLLEAFHNVVPQAEIRYCCRHIWANFKKNFTGELFRLLFWNAAKASTKHYFDNQMNEINAISVDAYAYLAAIPACHWSRHAFPTRCKSKMLLNNCCESFNNVLREARGKRIISLMEWIRRYVMQRCAAKRERLNQIKGLVMPFMMKVIENQAQKVHSMRVIAVNVMKFKVDNGNDSYVVNLEDKNCLCNRWRLTGIPCRHALACIVKRKLDFAPYVHEAYYVSTYAKTYAPTFYGMPGHRHWPTSQLDKPLPSPLRNMPGRPTKNKRKPEFDEGRDGKKKNKNFVERDFKQNKCGNYGGLGHYKKTCKNPSKSNEASTSAAPVKGGRSKKHPSITSPTTSLPLQQLKPQSQPIVVNEGLNMLQGGRSRTSLHQHKAVNNNQAMLMM